Genomic window (Alligator mississippiensis isolate rAllMis1 chromosome 7, rAllMis1, whole genome shotgun sequence):
CAAGAGTTTGTTGCCAAcatccaaaacctcccactgcagcactgccacctcctgcaCCATCTCCCCACTGTGGGAAATAAGGAGCATAGTGTCCTATTATCCGATCTGTCTGTGTGCCCCTAAGCCGGTGATGTTGAAGAAGCTTAGGGTAGCCTCTTTGAAGGAGGGACTACCATACCAGCCCTAAAAGGGCCATGGACTGGAGTGTCTGCAAGGCATGGAAGACATAGCTATGCTGGCTGCCATGCATGGAGGCCACCCTCAAAGACCTTGCATTAGGGACTCACCCTCTCTGGTTCTGAAGGAACAAGTTGAGGTGTTGTGATGCCTAAGGTCCCATCTGATTCTGTCACAGATGCCAGGGATAGAGCAGTGAGTGGTATGGGAGCTGACAAGATGCCTATGGTCATGCTCATCCAAGTTGAGTTGGGTGGTTTgaagtataaagaaaaaaaaactgtttactTTCCAGGCACTTCAGTTTGACCCTCCAGCAAACTGCACCCCAACCATAATCCTATGTGGCTGTCCACTCCCTATGGGACCATGGGATGCAGGATACTCTTCCTGGGGACGTGAGAAGAATAGTGGAAGGGTATCTCCAGGACATGGCCTGGATGGGTTTGGGGTTCATGGGCTCATGTTCAGGGACAGAGAGTCCTGAGCCTCTGAGTGATTCCTGAGCCACATCTCCCAGTGAGTACTCAACAAATCTCTGATATCTATGACATTTGCCAGGGTCTGAGCTCTTTGCTCATACAGCCATGCTATGTAGGATGCCTGTGTCAGAAACCTGTTTTATGTACTATGCTTCTGGAGTTTCAACTCCAGAGACACTTCTGGCTTGGTCAGGGTGACTGTGGAGAACACCAGATGCAGGTGGAGCAGCATGTTCCTGATGAAGTAATCTGGGTCAAAGATACAGCATACCTCTTGGAAATATGTACCTGGTGGAAACATGTCTTTGCCCACCATCTTAGTGCCTGCATTTCTTTTGGATGGACTTTATGGTCCATCTCTGGTCACCCAATGAGTTGATCCGCTGTTGCAAATCCCGCCCCCATAGGAAAACACACTTGACAGGAGTTCTGCTGAAGAACGCCTTGCCTGGTCAACTTCTCCAGAAACTGGGCTAGAAAATCACTTAAGGCCCACAGGTTTTGAAGAACAAAGGGGATAGCAAGGGAGGGATTAGATGTTTTGGCGATTCCTTAATGGTCTTCTTTAGATCATGTTTTAGTTTCTACCTTGCAATACCTTTCTAAGGGCCACTTTGacttccttgtttctcaggctgtagatgatagGATTCAATGCTGGGGTCACTACTGCATAGACTACAGCAATAGCCTTATTGAGGTCAAATGAGTGTCGTGCAGAGGGACGGACATACATAAAAATGACTGTCCCATAGTACATCACTGCAACAGTCAGGTGGGAGGCACAGGTTGAGAAAGCCTTCCTGCGCCCTGACTTGGAAGGGATTCTCAGGATGGTGGAGCCAATGTAACCGTAAGACACCATTGTGAATATGAATGAGCTTAATATCACAAGGAAGGATTGGATAAAAATTGTGGTTTCATGAGCTGACGTGTCACTGCAAGAAAGCTCCAGGATTGGTgggaaatcacagaaaaaatggttGATCATGTTGTACCCACAGAAAGGCAACCTGGAAATCCACATGACTGGCCCAAGAGGAAATGCAGCTCCGAAAGCCCAAGAAACAGCTGCCAGATAACAACAAACTCGACTACTCATGATGGCAGCATAGTGCAATGGATGGCAAATGGCCACATAGCGATCAAAAGCCATGAGGGCCAAGAGGAAGTTCTCAGTGGCTCccagaaagaagaagaaatagaGCTGGGTTATGCAGGCCTCAAAGAGAATGGTCCCATCTTGAGTCAGAAAGATCACGAGCAATTTGGGGACAGTGACAGTAGTATATCCCATTTCCAGGAGTGAGAAGTTTCCCaaaaagaaatacatgggggtgtgGAGATGGGTGTTGGTACTGATCAGAAATATGATGAGAAGGTTGCCTGTGACTGTCATGATGTAGATGGCAAGGAATATGCTGAAGAATAAACTGTGCATTTTCTGAAGAGTAGGGAATCCCAGAAGAGTGAATTCTGTCACATTTGTTTCATTAATCCTTTGCATGCCTCTGGGTGCTTTTgtgaaaaagaagagaggaaatgAAGGATTAAATTttatttcactttacatgccGAAATGGCATACACACAACTACATAACTACTGTTTTTGGTGCTTGAATGCAGTTGAATGTCCTATTTTGCCCTGCAGCAAAATGGAATCATCTTTGTTGGAAGTCAAACGTGGCCAGTGGTAGACTTCTCTCCCAGAAAGTCTTAATCTGCATCTTCTCCTTTCCTGTACTTGGGCCACCAAGCCACAGGCCAGGGATTTCCCAGAACCATCTCCAGCCTTcccttgaagctggcccactgcaccTTGATTTTATTGTTCAATAGATAAAAAGGATTGAGACCAACCTAAAGCTCCTTCTAGGGAGTAACCCATCTCACTCAACCACACATGATAGGGCTTGCTGTCTTCTTTCTTACACCACATCTCTCTTTCCCAATCACCTAAAGGATTCGCTTCAAGAGTAAGGCTATGGCTAGTGCCTAAGCTGGGTGCATGAACACTTCATTGCCTACAGCTGAATTGCAATTTGTGGGTAAATAATAAAAGCTGCAGTTATGCAGCTGTGTAACTTCAGTTTAGGTGGACCAGCTGAAATAGTATTTAGACCAAAGAGGGGAACAGAAATGGCGTGTAGATGGTCTACAAAGAATTGTCAGCTCCACCTGGACTGGCTGAAGGGAGAGCCTCTGATACTCTACCACTTCACACTTTTCAGATAATTCATGTCATTGTTTACTAGCTCTAATCGCACAAGGTAAATACCATGGAAAGCAGCTTGAATTTTTCTCTCATTTCTATATTTGACatattaaataaacaaacaaaataacattTCCAGGCAATAACCACCCTGTTTTTCAGCTGTGGGGGAAGGATTCAATTTTTGTACAATTTTCCAGAAGGCACACACATTCggtgcatttctctttttcttttcttttctggtcaaaaacttatttttgcatcaaaaagaagaaggaaaaaaatgtttttgcctaTTCACTGATATCCCTCAATACCTTTTTACACTTCAAGAAAGTTTTAGGCAGAtgggagagagtctagcagaaaGCAACAAGAATTATAATAGGTTTAGAAAACAGGGCATATATGGAAACAATGGAAGTTAATTGGAGTTGGCAATTAAAGTTAAGGGGAGGCCTCAAAGAGAATGGTCCCATTCCAATGGTTGGAGTTTAATTGGCAATTAAAGTTAAGGGGAGTTAATGGAAGTAGGGGAGTTAATTAAtctagaaaagagaaaactgaaatgtgtagaagtgcccaaaGAGAAAATAATTATGTTCAAAtatgctggggtcatctagacccagcactctttcctgcctatgcagggggtcggactcgatgatctattgaggtcccttccgaccctaacatctatgtatctatggGAAAGATTGTGAGGGAGGGGATAGTTGGCCTTCTACTCTCCTTGCCCACTAAAGGTTTAAAAATAGCAGTTGGTTTAATTTGCACAAGGAAGATTTACATCAGATTGCAGAACCTCTTTGTAACTACAAAAGTTAGTTAAGTCCTCCGTCAGGCTATCTAAGGAAATGAATTCCTCTCCACTGGGGGTGTTTAAGAACAAGTTAATCAAAAAGTGTTACAGATCAGGTAGCTATCCTGGCTTTGAGAAAGGCGGGTGGAGTGTATGACCTTCTGAAGTCATTTCAGTCTaatgttttaaatgtattcttTTTCATACTGACTTTGTTGTATAAGTGCGAGTTCTGCAGGGAAAAGGACATTTTAGAGGGCACAACTGAAGAATTTCTGATATTGGAAATTCCAAGAAAACATGATTTTGGATGGTCCTCACCAGACAAAGTTTTCCATATTCCCATAATAACCAGGCAGTAAGAACAATGACAAATATCAGTGGATTTAAGCCTGGTGTGCAAAGAAACCCTGTGAGACAGAGGTGGGAATTTAGAAACCTTCTACTGAATGTATAGCAcagtcattttaaatttgttatCCCTGAAACCTGTGTAATAAGGTTAGCAGCTACTAATGGAAATATAACAGATAAAAGAAATTTAGGAACTCATATAATTGCTTagggccaacattttcaaaggagGGTAAGGGAATTTGGAGCCCAAATGCTTTTGAAATGTAATTGGAATCAGGCATCTAATTCTCTTTCCTCTTTCTGAAATGTCCAAACACataagtttctttctttttctgcctcagttcaTGTGGTTGATTAAAATGACATTTGCATGCATCGAAACAAATTTACTTTCACATAAACAACATGATTTTCCCAGTATATTTATATATggaagattttcaaaggcacaatgGTTAGTTGTATGTCTTCTTCCTGTAGAACATCAAAGAAATTGCTGAACATCATCCATTTTCATAAAAAAAGCCCAAACTATATGTCAACATTATTTGGTAAAACTATACATTATAAATACAAGAAAATAGGTAAACCACAGATAGAACTGCccccaaaattgaaaaaaaacccaaaccctaatgcacaaaaacccccaaaagaagTATCCTTCCCCCACaaatataatttgttaaaatggaaacatttactCAGAAACCATATTTTTATAAATCTTTTAAGTGACAAGATTAAAACATTTTGGTTTCATGATGTTAATTCATCTTGTTTCAgttttatatttacatttattttattttatattgtatgtAATATTAGgactataatatataataatcaAATCTTATAAAACTCAAACCCAAATAATAAGTAGAAATACATATTTTCATCCTATTGAAATGATCAATGTTTCTGCATTATGTatacaattatttaaaataacGTACATTTCACACTCAAAATATTTGGATATTATTGAAACAAAACTTGTCAATGGTTTGAAATTAGAAttagtttgcatttttttaatttaaggacAGGtagcatttttgtttctttttaatattgGAAAGTTGTTCCCCCTAAACGTAGGTAGATATACCAAACTTTGCTGGTGTGGAGATCCTTATGAAACTTAGAGAAGAAAGTAGTACTTACATTTTGTTGTATCTGATTATTTCAAATATTCTGCTAGTGCATTCAGCACAACctactaaagagaaaaaaattaaaatcaaattgACTAAGTTCTTGGTCATTTGCATATTTCTGTAATACAGAAATAGAAAAAAGcagatataggtatagatataggtatagctATAGATAAGGATTATAAAACCAGGAAAGTCCTCATGGTACCATAGCAAAACCGTTTACCTGTTCACACCAATACCTGGAAACTGAACGGTTCTCTGAACTGTTGCCTGCTTAACAGACTAAGTAACCATCTCTAAGTAACCATCTTTTCTTTTGCTATCCAGGTACACAGCTCTGAACAAAGGCAGATTTTTAAGTAACCACCTGCTCCTAATTTTTCTCCCTGGAGAACTTCAAATGCAGCCTTCTGATTATATGACTGCTCTTTAGTTCAGGCGAGATGCAGATATGGATATTGCTATTGCCAATATATCTCATATGATTTAATTCTCTATGTACTGTGTCTACTATTTAGTTTTTAGTACTTGCTtgactaaatgactgcgcaataaccagcattactgcacaagTACCGTCACCACACAGATTTTTtcatatgctactgcacagtggctagttactactgcacagtagcgttgccATTATCGTTTGTGCCCGGCGACACTATGGCACAGTAGCTTATTGTTACTGTCCtattgtgtagatgcaccccataaGTATCGTGAGAAAGGGACTTCTGTGAATATGTATCTATGTATGTTTGTATTGCACAGGACTTTTCACAAGTGCGTAAACCAATCGGGTTTGATATTAATGTGAATTTGGCACCAAGACTGTTCAGGGACTTTTGGATATCTCACTGGCCCCATAGGCTCAGCTTTAGGtgattaaatatttttcaaagtttGGCACTTAAGCACCCAAGGCAATATTTTCCAGTGAGTTAGGAACCTAAGGATTAGGGTCCATATTGCCAAATATGAGCTAGGTGATGTTGTTGCTTTTCAGCTGGAATTTATGGGCATTTCTTCAGTTGTATAGTTCTGCATAGTTCCATCTAGATGCACGTGCACTTGTACGTTCTTGGGCTTGGCTAAGATTGAATGCAGGTGTGAGGAGATATAACTATTACACCAATTtagtgctgctgccattttgagagAGATACACGTCAGCATCTGAATCCTGTCTAAGGCTCTTTGGGATTCATGAACTAGGCAACCCAGTGCTCAAGTCCCTTGAGAGGCGCAATCCATTAAGAATAGAGAGCCCACCTTTTGCTGAATAGATGAATAGAAAGAGTAGTCAGCCTGGAAGTGGAAGGTCTGATTTCTAggctttcctcagcctgatgaaataGAAACGCACACCCCAGAAAAGAGTTTCACCCACTAGGCCTAACTTGAAGCTGCAAAGAAATTGCCTATCTGCTAAGTCCAAGAAAGAAGTAGCTTTTCAGATACATACTTGGCTTCTGTTCTTGCTACTGACTAGTCCAGGCACTCCCCACCTAGCAGGCTGGCtgctgtgattctatgattccctcCCCATCTGTGCTTTAATCACTCTGTTCAAGGTATAAAGGGCTACAGCACCTAATTTAGGTTTATAATTTCACTCCTGAGTATGCACAACTACCTTTTAAGCAAGATAACATCCAGCATTCACTTACTTGCCCTTTGGCTCCTAATTTTGAAAGGTATCCATATGCCTGCCATTATGGGACCAGATCCTGGCACCTGTATGCATAATAAGTGGTGTCTTAATCTTTCAGTAGGCCCACCAAAATCAAGAGTTAATCTAGCCTTTAGTTTTTACTTAGAGTTGGGTTTTCTAAAGAGAATAAGGGTAATATCTACACCGTAGTCATATTCATCTTGACTTTCTTCTATTGAAAATGTGGTCAACATCACCAAGTTCTTATAAAATATTTTGAGGTGACCACACTGGACTGAATGCACTCAAGCCCATCTAGTTGTTGGATGAAAGACCACCTTGGAGTCCTGGATGCCACAGACAGACTGAGGCATCCATGGAGGATACATGATCATTTCAGTTCCTGCTGAATTATTCCCAGTCCAGTTACTCTGAAACCTGATAAAGTCAACATGGAATGGATGAAGGTAAATTGTTTATTTTGACAAAActgcattttccaaaataaatgttttgaaagttttaggACCAGCTTTGCTTATTAATAATTTTTTATACAAGTCTTTGCCATGTGGGAGCCAATTGTCAAACCAATAAATATTTGGTCGTTGAATAACAAAGGGTTTATAAAACTTACTATATTTCCTCAAATCTAAAATGAGGTTTATTTACCCCATTCAGGATGGGATGAAAAAAAACTTGTCTTAAGCTATGAGCACAGGCCAGGCAAGTAGCGGCTGTGGGTCCAGAAAGGATCAGGGTGGCTCATTAGTGGGTGCAtggagccaggaagcagagggtggggggcacatggtgctggggaaagtgggggaagggggtgtacgGTACTGGGGGGAGCATCAGGAAGGGCTACACTGAGAGAGGAGAAGCACGGGGGAAGGGGCGGAGGAATAATCACCCAGTAGTTGCATTCCCTGCCACAACTTtccctgtggcagtggtggggggataCATTTAAAAGGACCCTCTCATGATTAGAttgtagacatggaaaattaaaataaatttataattttccttgtGTAAAATCTAATGTTTTGGGATTATCTtcaattcaaagtcatcttggatgtGGGTGAATATGGTATTATCACCATATTATTATATTGGTAATAGTATTATATTGGTAATATGGTATTATCACCATATTATTATATTGGTAATATTCCAATTAAGTGGAATGTTGTTTTTCAGCATTAAGTGGGTTCATAAATCCCATTGGTCCCTTTGAAAAGCCCAGTCAGTTTTTTCCTTGTGGCAAACCTATGAAGTTAAACCTTTCATACAAGCATTAGGCACATCACtaatgagaaaaaacaaacaaacaaactgtgaaTTTTGCTCAGTTGTCTAAGGTTTTGATACATTTCCATCATCACTGACCCAACTTGAATAAGCTcccaaaagaaaagacaaaaactgGAAAGACTCTAAAACGTTTGAAAAGTCATGAATATTACATGAATTATTTGACTATTGAATATTACTTGAATATTATTTGAATATTGAAAGAAATGGCAAAAGAGCTATATGGCTGTAATAATTAAGACAGTGACACTATATAAGATACATAATTACATATCTAAAATGGTGACAATGTTTGCCTTTTCTGTGCAAATTTGAATTTTTTCATACTTCTGAAAATATTTCTATGACAGCAAATGTTTATCTGTTAGAAAGCTATGATAAGTATTTTACTTGTCTTTACTGAGATTTTACATCATTGGAGGTGTATCCAGAAAATTGGATATTATTACAAAGGTCACAAAATATTAGAAAAGAATGGAATCCtctaaaaataatttcattttcccCTGGTGCTAATAATTATCCTATGATTGGGGTGCCTTTCTATTGtctttgaaaacattttgaaatgagaatttcaataataaaaatatttgacaTCATTCTATTAGTATGGGGGAAAAACACTATGCCACTAAAACGACTGATAAGTGTTCATTATGTTTGTAAAGTCATTAGTATAACACAGATGTGTCAAAGTGTATGTCTAAATGTTagatatagatgacatcttcaagTGGATTTCACATGAGCTGAGGACAGTGGTACAACGTCAACACATCATTAAGTTATCCATGTTGTATGTTTTTTAtgtttctgccaaaaaaaaaaaaagctcagccCTGGATATTGGAAAATTAGTTTATGTTTCCCCCCTCAACATCTTTTTCAAGATTGCCTTGACCTCTGTGTTTCTCAGTGTGTAGATAAAAGGGTTTAGCAATGGAGTAACAGCAGTGTTCAAGATGGTGACTATTTTGGTTAGTTCCAGTGAGGCCTCGATTGATGGCTTGACGTGCAAGAAAATGGTTGATCCATACCATATAATGACAACAGTGAGATGAGAAGAACAAGTGGAGAAAGCCCTTTGCCGGCCTTTGGCTGATGGGATTCTTAAAATTGTGGATATGATATAAATGTAGGAGACCAAGGTTATCACACAGGAGCCCAGGATGACAATGGCAAACATGATGAAACATACCATGTTAACAAGGTAGGTGTCTGTGCAGGACAGAATTATCCAGGGGGATATGTCACAAAAGAAGTGATTAATAACATTAGGGCCACAGAAGGACAACCTGGAGATCAGAGATGCCGGCACAGAAATAACCAGGAAACCACCCACCCAAGAACCCACGGCCATCTGGATGGAAAGGGTGCTGTTCATGATAGTACTATAGCGCAGTGGGTAGCAAATAGCCAAATACCGGTCATAGGCCATGACAGCCAGGAGGAAATATTCTACGCAACCAAAAGAGAAGACAAAGTACATCTGCAGGAGGCATCCAGTGAAGGAGATGGATTTGCTTTGGGACATCAGGTTGGCCAGGGTCTTAGGAACACAGGCTGTGGTAAACCAGATCTCCAGAAGGGCAAAGTTGCAGAGGAAGTAGTACATGGGTGTTTGAAGGCGTGGGTGCGTTCTGACAAGGACAATGATGGCGACATTTCCCATGACTGTCAGGGAATACACAAAAAGGAAGAACACGAAGAGGGACACCTGTAAATACCAAGACCCTGGGAATCCCAGGAGGATGAACTCTTCCACACTTGTGTTGTTTTCCACTTTCATTGAGCTGGAGTGTTCTGCCTGCCAAAATACATAGATCACTTATACAAAGACAATTAAACCCACAGCCCAGTTTTGTAATACAGAGGTCACCACAGATTGGGACCTGTTTATTAGCATCTACTCTTGTGTCTTTTCTAACATATCCGAGTTGAAGGGTCAAGACTTTTTTTGCTATTGgaagtattttttaaaaggagCCTACTAGAGTTTGGCAACCAGCACCCACTGATGTGTGATGTGAGCTAATGTCTAAATACCTTAAATCTCAGAATCTGCAAACAGATGCTTTTCATAAACAAATTCACTTCGTGCCATAACCAACCTAAAGTAATATCAAAGACTAAAGCAAAGCTTCATATTCAAACTAGTTATATTTTTTTAACTCCACTACTCATAGGGAGAGGCAGTTTGAGAAACCTTATTGCTGTGACAGTTTCTATCTTCCCTCTTAAATATCTTCACAAGCATTTTATATCCATTTGTTTTTATACAGCAGTGCCCTAGAACTTAAATAGGTCTTCCCCACCTTGTCTTTATATCCTGAATGTGTATATAAACAGCAATTAGATTCTCTCCCCACACTTGTTTTGCTAAGTGGAGACAAGTCAAGCTCTTTTCATCTCTTCGAGTAGGTTTTATGTTCCTTTGGCCATCTAGTAGCCTATCTGTGTACCTGTTCTAGTTTGAATTTATCTTTCTTGAATCTAGACCACTATGGGCATGTAttgtgccacagctacttgtccctggggaatccaCATAATATGCACACTTTGACGTGTGGCaaattaccccaggtggggtaggggaggctggggccagcactggggtggccccagcagccttacccggggtcctgggagcctcctgaggctgcagcagcatctactctgccacatggagcctgactggcagctggagcatggctcagGGCAGCCCAGCTTTGCTTTTGAGTGGCGCATGCTGCCTGTGTGCGCActgctctgcttctttttcctccatggtgggttttttttaactttggatATCCAAGGGAtctggagaaaaaaagtggagcaacGCACACATGGGCAGTGTGTCATTGCAGCGTGGAGGACATCTAAATgtgaggtatgtggcactgcagacatatttgaggcaccacataccacacagctgtactcatctggacacggcctaTGATTACAAACAGATAAAATATTACCAGTATTTTGCACAATGGCATTAATACTTCCTTATTTCTACTGAAAATACCTCACCTAATACCTTACTTAATTCTACTCTGTCTCACATATCTCTACTGACTTTAATCCTAAGGATCTCTAATACAGCCTTAGAATTAAATCTGCCTTTTTCCCAGAAATGAGCAAATGTCGCCTTTTCCTGTTGATTGCTCCACCTCAGCCTGTGAACAATTAGTAGACCTGATAGTTCTCCTTCAAAAGAGTTGTACGAATCTTGACTTTTCTCTATCCTGCTGAACAATATGCCTTCAGTTTTTTTGGAAGCTGTGtactatacacacatatatacagtgactttattatatatatatatatatatagagagagagagagagagagagagtgtatgtatgtatgtgtgtgtagatagatagatatatactcATATGTGTGTAGATTGATATAGATCTATACTCAAAAGGAGTttagatatatctatctacacacacacacatataatagtttgcttgcatttaaaaaataagtatcCATGCATGAAATGGCATTTGAAATGTTTGCAAAGACCCTCTTACAATTTCACATGTCCAGTTTCTTTTCAGCCAGTTGCTGCCCCAAATATTTCAATTTGAAGGAAACTTTTTTGTCAGTTCATGCACtgacacttcatttttttttccaccaaaagATTCTTCTAGGTTTGCACCATGAATTAACTGCAGTAAGGATGAGAAGAGAACCTAGGCATGACCACACTTTTGGTCTACTACCTTTTCTCTAGGCcttaggagaaaagaaaaaagcaacccCTTTATCAGATTCATGAATAAAAATTATACACTGGTAACATATCCTCAGCAGATGTAAATCAGTCATAGCTCCACTTCATATAATAGGGCCAGAATCCCCAGCAGGTATCAAAGGTATTGGTATCAAAGGGGATATTTCAGACAATGACCAGATTCCTGGCAGTGGTAAAGCAGTTGAGCTCTACCTAAGTCATTGGGACTATGCAGGTTCACATTAGCTGAAGATTAAACCTAATATCTTTACTACTTTTTAATTAATGCTCATAGACACATTCAATGTATCAACTTATatattcattttgaaatgcagaattGTTTTAACATCAATGGGAGTTTAGTCAATGGATACATAGGTCTCTAATCTGCTCTCATGTTTGCAAAGTTTCCCTCAAAGTTAATTGCACTGACTAGCAAAATAAGCAAGGCTTTTCCaggctggtttttttttccctttgtgctgGCACAAAAGCACTGAGATTCCAGTAAGACTGGGAAAACAAATAGCGTAGAAAAACATACTCACTCTGGTAAGGTTTTCAACTGTCCTGGGAACATTGGATTTGACATAAAACATAAAACCTGCTCCTTTCTTTTGgtcag
Coding sequences:
- the LOC102560331 gene encoding olfactory receptor 6F1-like; translated protein: MQRINETNVTEFTLLGFPTLQKMHSLFFSIFLAIYIMTVTGNLLIIFLISTNTHLHTPMYFFLGNFSLLEMGYTTVTVPKLLVIFLTQDGTILFEACITQLYFFFFLGATENFLLALMAFDRYVAICHPLHYAAIMSSRVCCYLAAVSWAFGAAFPLGPVMWISRLPFCGYNMINHFFCDFPPILELSCSDTSAHETTIFIQSFLVILSSFIFTMVSYGYIGSTILRIPSKSGRRKAFSTCASHLTVAVMYYGTVIFMYVRPSARHSFDLNKAIAVVYAVVTPALNPIIYSLRNKEVKVALRKVLQGRN
- the LOC132251732 gene encoding olfactory receptor 6F1-like — protein: MKVENNTSVEEFILLGFPGSWYLQVSLFVFFLFVYSLTVMGNVAIIVLVRTHPRLQTPMYYFLCNFALLEIWFTTACVPKTLANLMSQSKSISFTGCLLQMYFVFSFGCVEYFLLAVMAYDRYLAICYPLRYSTIMNSTLSIQMAVGSWVGGFLVISVPASLISRLSFCGPNVINHFFCDISPWIILSCTDTYLVNMVCFIMFAIVILGSCVITLVSYIYIISTILRIPSAKGRQRAFSTCSSHLTVVIIWYGSTIFLHVKPSIEASLELTKIVTILNTAVTPLLNPFIYTLRNTEVKAILKKMLRGET